Below is a genomic region from Pseudazoarcus pumilus.
CTGGTAGTCGGTCAGGTACATCAGGTTCTCGGGATCGGAAATCACGACCGCGTCGAGCAGGCGCTTTTCCATGCGCGCCCGCAGCTCGTCGAGCCGGCGCATGTACTCCGGGAACGGGAAGGTCATGTCATCGCGCTGTCTCATACCGGCACCTCTTCGGCCTGACCCACCACCTGACGCAGCGACTTCGACAGCAACTCCAGCCCCTCGGTGAGGTCTTCATCCGGGATGGTCAGCGGCGGAATCAGCTTGAGCACGCGGCCGCCCGTGCCGCAGGCGCCGATCAGCAAACCGTTCTCGAAGCACTTCGCGGCCACGTCCTTGGCCAGCGCACCGTCGCCCAGATCGATGGCCTGCATCATGCCCTTGCCGCGCACCTGGAAGCGGCGCTGCCCATGGTCGGCGCATATGCCTTCCAGATGCTCGCGCATGCGTTGCCCCTTGCGGCGCACTTCGCTCATCAGTTCGTCGTCGTCGAAGTACTTGAGTGCCTCGACGCCGGCCACGAAGGAAAAGCCCTGCCCGCGGAAGGTGCCGGTGTGCTCGCCCGGCGACCAGTGCGCGTCGTGCTCGGGCTTGACCAGGTTCATCGCCAGCGGCGTGCCGAAACCGCCGATGCCCTTGGCCAGGCACACGATGTCCGGATCGAGTTCCATGCCGTCGAAGCTGAAGTAGGTGCCGGTGCGCCCGCAGCCGGCCTGGATGTCGTCGAAGATCAGCAGCGCACCCAGGTCGTGCGCGAGCGTCTGCACCGCGTGCAGCCATTCCCTGGACGCCACGTGTACGCCGCCCTCGGCCTGGATGGGCTCGACCACGAAGGCCGCCGGTTTGGGCAGGCCGCTGGAGGCGTCCTCGAACATCGCGCGCAACCGGTCGACAGCCGCAGGGCCGCAGCCCATCGTGCAGCCCTCGCAGGGCTTGTCGCAACCGAAGGGCTGGCGGATCACGTGCTCCAGCGGCACGCCTGCGGCGTTGCGGAAATAGCTGTTGGCGGTACACGCGAGCGAACCCAGCGTCATGCCGTGGAAGCCGTGCGAACAGGCCACCACGGTGGTGCGCCCGGTCACGCGGCGCGCGAGCTTGAGCGCGGCCTCGACGGCGTTGGTGCCGGTCGGGCCCATGAACTGCATGCGGTACTTCATGCCGCGCGGACGCAGGACGGTGTCGGCGAACTTCTGCACGAACGCCCGCTTGGGCACCGTGTACATGTCCAGGCTGTGGGCCACGCCGTCCGCCTCGATGAACTCGATCAGCGCCTTCTTCATGCGCGGGTTGTTGTGGCCGAAATTGAGCACCCCCGCGCCGGCGAAGAAGTCCACGTAGGAACGACCCGCCTCGTCGACCTGGCGCGCGTTCGACGCCGACGCGAACACCGTCGGATACAGCCGGCAATAGCCGCGGATTTCGGATTCCCACTCTTCGAAGACATTCATTTTGGTTCCTCCTGGACAAGCGCGTTGGGACAAAAGAGCACGCCCCGCGCGGCAGCGTGAGGCAAAAGGAAAGCGGACGGGGAGCGGAGCACGCAAAGCGAGGCAGGCAGGCGCGCTTCGCCGTGCACAGCGGCGGTAGCGCCCGGGAAGCGCGAAACGAACACACGCGCGGGGCACACAGCGACCAACGCCGCCGGCGGGCGCTGGCGCGTTGCGGGGCGAGGCGGCTGGGCGGCGACGTCCACCTCGTTCCAGTTGTTCATTACAGCCGACACCAACCAGCACTCCGACCGGATCGATTCACGCGAATCATGTACACGTGAGTCCACCCGGCAACGCAGGTTCCGTACGCGGGATACCCCGCAACGGCTGCAAGCCCCTCAGGCCCGCCAAAACACGCGGGCCTAGCCGCGGCTCAGATGTAGCGGCCACATGCCGACCCCGGACTTGCGAATCCATGCTGCGCCCCAAATCGGTGCGCGTGCAAGTGCGAAATGCAAGCGATGTTGCGAAGATGTTTCACGCCGATGTTTCCATGCAACACCGGCCGGACTGCGCCCGGCACATCGGACGCTCCCCCCGCCCGCCCAACCGCGATAGAATCGGCCTCATGTTCGATCTATCTCTCTTTGGCCGACTCAACTTCAGCCACACCAAGCCCACCCAGCCGCCGTTCGGCCCCGGCAGGCATTACCTCGGCCTTTCCGAAGAGCGCGATTACCTGTTGTTCGTGCCGGAAAGTGTCGATCCGACGAAACCGGTGAAGCTTCTGGTGCTGTTTCACGGCGCCGGCGGTTTCCCGGACAAGATCCTGAAATTCTTCGCCGAGCATGCCGAGCGCGAAGGCTTCGTGATCCTCGCGCCGCATTCGATGCTGGTCACATGGGACATCGTCATCGGCGGCAGCGGGCCGGACATCGAGCGTCTGGACAAGGCGCTGTCCATCGTCGCCGACCACTTCGACATCGACCCGCAGCACTTCGCCTTCGGCGGCTTCTCGGACGGCTGCAGCTACTCGCTGTTCGCCGGTGTCACCAACGGCGACCTCGTCAGCCACGTAATCGCCATGTCGGGCGGGTTCCTGTCGGTGTTCATGCAGCACGGCGCACCGAAGATCTTCCTCTCGCACGGCTACCAGGACGAGCAGTTGCCGTTCGAGCGCGCCGGCAAGGCCAAGGCCGAAAAGCTCATCGAGGCCGGTTACGACGTGCATTTCGTGCCGTTCGAGGGTACGCACAAGCTCACGCCCGAGATCGCGCAGCAGGCGGTGGATTTCTTCCTTGACCGGGATCAGCCGTCCTCCGGCAAGGACTGAAACAGGGCCGCACTGGCGCGAAAACCCAACACTTTCGGCGCGCACGCTTGCGCGCCGCCCCCCGCATCGACAAAGATGCTGGCGCGGCCCCGGCGGTCCGCACTCACGGACATCTTGGCTGCGACGATGGCACAGGCGAACGGCAACGCTCAGTCACCCTCCGACGAAGCAGAATCTGCGCGCGAGGAAGACCGCGCGCTGGAGGACATCAAGCTCGCCATCGGCGACGCCCTGCACCTGCAGAGCCAGACCGAGGGCGGCGCAGGGACACGGTACACGGTCAAGCTGATCGGCTACCTCAGGGGCAAGGGGCTGATCGTCACGACGCCGACGCAGGATGGCAAGTTCCTGCTCATGCGCGAAGGACAGAACTTCGTCGTACGACTGTTCTCGGGCAAGAGCGCCTACGCCTTCCCGGCCACGGTTTTCAAGGTTGCGAACGTGCCCTATCCGCACCTGCACCTGACCTGGCCGGGCCATGTGAAAGGGCTGGTGGTGCGCAGCGGGGCACGGGCGCGGGTGAACCTGATCACGGCGGTGACCGACGTGCGGGGCAATGCACGCTCGGGACTGATCGACAACCTCAGCACCGGCGGCTGCTCGCTCGCATCGAAGGAGTTGGTCGGCCGCTCCGAGGACCGCATTCACATGACCTTCCGCGCCAATGTCAACGAAATCGAACAGTACTTCCAGCTCGACGGCGTCGTGCGCAGCGTGCAGCGTGACGTCGAAATTCCCGGCGGAACCGGCAACCAGCACGGTATCCAGTTCGTCGACATGCCACCGCAGGACCAGCTCGCGCTGACGGCCTACGTGTATCACGTGCTGTTCGAGGAAACCGCCTGAGCCCAGGCGTCAGCGACGCGTCGCATTCCCCCAAGCCGGCGGTCATGAAGGCGACGCACACCGTGACCAGCGCCATCGACACGGCCCAGAACGACAGGCTGCCGAGCAGCGCCGGTTTCTGGTAGGCCATGACCGCGCGCACCAGCACGGTGACGTGCAGGCCGGAATAGCCGATCGTCCACAGCAGCGCCGCGATCGGCAGCTTGCGCGTACCGCGTTCTTCGTCGCGATGTCCGCGCTCGTGCGGCGCCATGTCCATCTCCCGTCGGGCTCTGGGCTTCCACGATAGTCGTCGCCAACCCACGCGACAAGCACGGACTTCCTCACCGCGCGAGCAGGTCGTGACGCCCCGCATGGGTGGGCAGTTCGACCATGTTGCGCCCAGCAGGCTTCCCGCAGATGCGTGCGCGGCAGGTCGATCAGGAGGGCGAAACGCAGGCTACAGATCGGGACGGTCGCACCGGAAAAGCGACTCAACGCCCCGGCGCGCGCAGGATCAGCGTGTCGCCACGCTGGGTGAACTCCAGGTTCCGCAGCACGCTCATGCCGAGCAGGATCTCGTCGGAGCGATAGCCGGGATTGAGGTGGCCGCGCACATTGCGCGCCAGGAACGGCCCGAGGCCGAGTTCGTCGATCACCGTCTGGCGCACCGTCACGCTGCCATTGGCCGTCGACACGCGCGCCGGCGTTCCCGGCACCAGACCCAGCGCATCGGCCAGATGGGCCGGCACGGAAACCTGCGTGGCGCCGGTATCGAGCAGGAAGGTCACCGCCTCGCCGTTGATCGTACCGGGGGCGACATAGTGGCCGGCACGGTTGCGCTTGAGCACCAGTTCGCTCTGCCCCTCCTGTACCGAGAGGTCGCGGTTGGGGTTCCAGGAATTGTCCAGATAACCGTCGAAGCCCAGCCACAGCAGGCCAAGCAGCGCCAGGCTGGCGAGAAACATCATGCCGCGCCCGAGGCGGCGGGTGGAGCGGGGGTCGTCCATGCGGGTCAGACCGGCGTTGCGCCGGGCGCGTTCATTGCAGACCGGGAGCGTGTCATTGCGAGGCGTGCAGCGACGAAGCAATCTCCACTGGATCGGGATTGCTGCGCTGCGCTCGCAACGACATCAAAGCACCTCGCCGTGCTCGCGCGTGGCGTGGAAGGCCACCTTGGGCCATTTCTCCATCGTCACGTCGAGGTTGTAGCGGGTACTGGCCAGATACACCGGGTTGCCATCGATGTCCTTGCCCAGACGCAGCGCCTGTTCGCGCTCGAAATTGCGACGCGTCAGGTCGTCCGGGAAGGTCAGCCAGCGAGCGGTGTAGATGTCCGCGGATTCGAAGATCGCATCGACCTTGTATTCGTCCCTGAGGCGCTGCTCGACGACCTCGAACTGCAACTGGCCGACCGCGCCGAGCAGCAGATTGCCGCCCTCGAGCTCGAAGACCTGGATTGCGCCCTCCTCGCCGAGTTCCTTGAGCCCCTTCTCGAGCTGCTTGGATTTCAGCGGGTCGCGCAGGCGGGCCGCGCGGAACATCTCCGGCGAGAAGTACGGGATGCCGCGAAAACCCAGGTTCTCGCCTTCGCTCAGCGTGTCGCCGATCTGCAGCTGGCCGTGGTTGTGGATGCCGATGATGTCGCCGGCCACGCCGTCTTCCTTGTGCACGCGCTCGTTGGCCATGAAGGTCAGCGCATTGGCGAGCTTCATCTCGCGCCCCATGCGCACATGCTTGACCTTCATGCCCGAGTTGTAGCGCCCCGAGCAGATGCGGAAGAAGGCGATGCGATCGCGGTGGCGCGGATCCATGTTGGCCTGGATCTTGAACACGAAGCCGGTAAACGGCGCCTCGGCCGGCTCGACGAAGCGCGCATCCGCCCCTTTGACGCCCGCAACCCGCGGCTGCGGCGGCGGCGCCCAATCGAGCAGTGCCTGCAGCACCTCCTGCACGCCGAAGTTGTTGATCGCCGAGCCGAAGAACACCGGCGTCTGTCGCCCGGCCAGAAAGTCTTCCAGCGAAAACGGGTTGGACGCGCCGGAAACCAGTTCGACGTCGTCGCGCAACTGGCCGATCTCGCGCGGGAAATCGGCATCCAGGCGCGGGTTGTCGATGCCGTCGATGACCTCGGCCTCGGAACGCTTTTCTTCGCCCGGCACGAAGCGCAGCACCTTGTCGTCGAGCAGGTGGTAGACCCCGCCGAAGCGCTTGCCCATGCCCAGCGGCCAGGTAACCGGCGCGCACTCGATCCTGAGCACGTCCTCGATCTCGGAGAGCAGGTCGAAGGGCTCCTTGACCTCGCGGTCGAGCTTGTTGATGAAGGTGATGATGGGCGTATTGCGCAGCCGGCACACCTCCAGCAGCTTGATGGTCTGCGCCTCCACGCCGTTGGCCGCGTCGATCACCATCACCGCCGCATCCACCGCCGTGAGCACGCGATAGGTGTCTTCCGAGAAGTCCTGGTGGCCCGGCGTATCGAGCAGGTTGATGGTGTGGTCCGCATACTCGAACTGCATCACCGAGCTGGTCACCGAGATGCCGCGCTGCTTCTCCACCTCCATCCAGTCGGAGGTGGCGTGGCGCGAACTCTTGCGCGCCTTGACCGTCCCGGCGAGCTGGATCGCGCCACCGAACAGCAGCAGCTTCTCGGTCAGCGTGGTCTTGCCCGCATCGGGGTGGGAGATGATGCCGAAGGTGCGTCGCTTCCTGACGTCCTCGACCAGATCGGGCGGGAAAGGGGTATCGGCCATGCGTTTCTGCAAAAAAGTGAGCCGCCCGAGGGGCATCCCCGGGCGGCGAAGCTGCAATTTTATCAGGCAATTGCGCCTGGCTCACGCGGACGCTGCAAGGCGTCGCGCGAGCCGCAGGGACTACTTGATGAAGCGCACCTCGCGGTTGATGCGCTCGAGGATCGGCTTCTTCTTCTCGTTGAAGCGCGCCTTGTTCTCGTCGATCAGATTGCGCCCCTTGGTGTCGATCGAGATGATCAGCGGGCCGAACTCGCGCACACGGTTCACCCACAGCGTCTCGGGCATGCCCAGATCCTTCCACTGCGCGTCCTCGATCTCCTCGACCTGGGTCGCGGCGAGCACCGCGCAGCCACCCGGAAAGATCGCGTGCACGGCCTTGTTCTCCAGACAGCCGGCGGCGGTCTCGGCACCCATGCCGCCCTTGCCGACGACCAGCTTCACGCCGGTGCGGGCGATGAACTCGCGCTCGAACTTTTCCATGCGCATGCTGGTGGTCGGGCCGATGGACACCATCTCGTAGCTGCCGTCGTCCTTCTGCCGCACGATCGGGCCGGCGTGGAAGATCGCGCCGCCTTCGAGATTCACCGGCAGGTCGCGGCCGAGTTCGATCAGGCGGCGGTGCGCGACGTCGCGGCAGGTGACGAGCTGGCCGGTGAGATACACCACGTCACCGACGTTGAGCTCGGCGAGGTCTTCGTCCTTGATCGGCGTGGTCAGGATCTTCTTTTGAGTGCTCACAGTGCGACCCCCTCGTGCGAAAGGATTTCGTAGGACAGGTCGGCGTTGATGCGGATGCGTCCGCGCCGGTGCGCCCAGCAGCCGGTCGACACCGCCACGCCGATGGTCGAGGGGTGGCGCGCGGAGGACTCGATGTTCACGCCCATCACGCTGGCGTTGCCGGTGAGCCCCTGCGGGCCGAGGCCGACTTCGTTGAGGCCTTCTTCGAGCAACTCTTCCATGCGCGCCGCGTTGGCGTTGGGGTGGCGCGAATCGACCGGGCGCAGGATGGCCTTCTTCGACAGCCGCGCGGCGGTCTCGGCCGAGGTCGACACGCCCACGCCGACCAGCATCGGCGGGCAGGCATTGACGCCGCGCGAGGTGATCACGTCGAACACGAACTCGGCCACGCCCTCGTAGCCCTCGCCCGGCATCAGCACCTTGGCCGCGCCCGGCAAGGTGCAGCCGCCACCGGCCATGTACACGTCGATGGTGGCTGAATCACCCTTGGGGTCAATCTCCCAGTCCAGCCAGGGAATCTTCGAACCGGTGTTGGTGCCGGTGTTCTTCTCGTCGAAAGTCTCGACCGCGTTGTGGCGCAGCGGGCCCTGACGCGTGGCCTCCAGCGTGGCGTTCCGGAGAATGTCCTCCAGTTCGCCGAGCAGCGGAAAGCGCGCGCCGGCGTTGATGAAGTACTGGATCACGCCGGTGTCCTGACAGCTCGGCCGGTCGAGGCGGTCGGCCGCTTCCTGGTTTTCCTTCATCGACTGGTACACGGCGGCGGCCAGCGGGTGCGTTTCCTTCGAACGCAGGTCCGCCAGCTTGGCGGTCACGTCGGTTGGCAGGCGCTTGCCGATGTAGGCCGTGAACTTCCACATCACGTCGGTCAGTTGTTGGACGGCGGCGTCCCGGTTTGCAGTTTCTTCCATGTCCGGCTCCTAAAAAACGATGCGGGTGCGGGCGACGGACGGGTGCCGGCCGGCCGCGGATCGCACGACAGGGCGAACTCTAGAGAGGGGCGGCCGTGCGGATACGCGCCGAAACTCAAGGCATCGTTAACCGGGGGACAAAGGTGGTCCGCGCCGGCAGAACCCGGCGCGGCCCGTCACTGCGAAGCCTGCTGCGAGATGGACAGCACGAGGAAGTCGACGAAGGCACGCACGCGCGGGGCCGACTGGTGGTGTTGCGGGTACACCGCGTAGATGTCGGCGTCCGGCGTGCGGTACTGCGGCAGCACCTGCACCAGACGGCCGCTCTGCAGGTAGCGTTCGATGTCCCATTCCGCGCGCAGCAGGATGCCGTGGCCGTCCAGCGCCCAGCTCACGGCGATCTCGCCGTCGTTGGTCGCGAGGCTGCCGCGCGTCTTGATGGCCTCGGCCGAGGGGTTGCGACCACGCGCGGGCGTGAGCCGCCACAGGCCATAGGCCTCGTCCCCCTGGCGGATGCCGATGCAGTTGTGCTGCAAAAGGTCGCGCGGCTCGCGCGGCGTGCCGTGCTTTGCGAGGTAGGCGGGCGACGCGCACAGCACGCGGCGGTTGGGCGCGATGCGGCGTGCGATCACGCGCGCGTCGGGCGGCTCGCCGAAGCGCACGCACACGTCGAAGGCGTCATCGGTGAGCGGCGGCGGGTTCACCGACAGTTGCAGCTGCACTTCCACCTTCGGGTATTTGCGCACGAAGCGCGAAATCAGCGGCGCGACGTGGCTGCGCCCGAAGCCGAGCGTGGCATTGACGCGCAGCAGGCCGACCGGCTCGCTGCGCGAGCCGCCGAGCAACTGCGCCATCTCGTCGATCTCGCCGAGGATGCGCCGCGCGTGCTCCAGATAAAGCTGCCCCTCCGGGGTCAGGCTCATGCGCCGCGTGGTGCGCACGACCAGCGGCATGCCGAGGCGCGCTTCCATCTGCGCCAGATGCTTGCTGACGGCCGGCGTCGTGATGCCGAGCTCGCGCGCGGCGGCGCTGAGGCTGCCGGACGAGGCGAGCACCGAAAAAAAACCAAGATCGTTTGGCAGGATATCGTTCGCCATCGCCCGATTTGTTATTCCAGGTTAATGATGGATTCACTCTAGCGGCGATTCATGACCCCGTCCAATTCCTAAAGTGTGGCCACCGAGACATGCCAAAGGATTGGACACCATGAAGGTCTATCGCATCGCGACGATTCCGGGAGACGGCATCGGCAAGGAAGTCGTGCCGGCCGGGCAACAGGTGATGGAAGCGCTCGCCGCCGCCAGTGGCCGCTTTGGCTTCGAGTTCGAGAACTTCGACTGGGGCGGCGACTACTACCGCCAGCACGGCGTGATGATGCCGGCCGACGGGCTGGACGCGCTGCGCGACAAGGACGCGATCCTGTTCGGTTCGGCCGGCGACCCGGACATTCCCGACCACATCACGCTGTGGGGCCTGCGGCTGAAGATCTGCCAGGGCTTCGACCAGTACGCCAACGTGCGCCCGACGCGCATCCTCCCCGGCATCGACGCGCCGCTAAAGCGCTGCAAACCGGGAGACCTCGACTGGGTGATCGTGCGCGAGAACTCGGAGGGTGAATACGCCGGCGTCGGCGGGCGCGTGCATCAGGGCCACCCGATCGAGGCTGCCACCGACGTCACGCTGATGACGCGCGTCGGCGTCGAGCGCGTGCTGCGCTTTGCCTTCCGGCTGGCGCAATCGCGCCCGCGCCGCAAGCTCACCGTGGTCACCAAGAGCAACGCCCAGCGCCACGCCATGGTGATGTGGGACGAAATTGCCCGCGAGATCGCGCGCGAATTCCCCGACGTGAGCTGGGACAAGGAGCTGGTCGACGCGATGACCGCGCGCATGGTCAATCGCCCGGCCTCGCTCGACACCATCGTCGCCACCAACCTGCACGCCGACATCCTGAGCGATCTGGCGGCTGCACTGGCAGGGAGCCTGGGCATCGCGCCCACCGGCAACATCGACCCCGAACACCGCTACCCGTCCATGTTCGAGCCGATCCACGGTTCGGCCTTCGACATCATGGGCAAGGGCCTGGCCAATCCGGTCGGCACCTTCTGGTCGGTGGTGATGCTGCTCGAACACCTCGGCGAACACGAAGCCGCCGCACAACTGATGCGCGCCATCGAGGCCGTGACCGCCGACACCACCATGCACACCGGAGACCTGGACGGGACGGCAACGACCGCGCAGGTCACCGACCGGGTGTGCCAGCTGCTGTTTGCCACGCGCCGCAAGAGCGCCTGAATCCGCGTTTTCGGGCCTCACGGCCCAACCAGGCCCGCCACGCCGACCTACGTCGACGTGCGAGCGACCCACAAGAAGACACAGGAGGAGACCATCATGAAAAGAACCCACCGCAACACATCCATCATCGGCATGGCACTCGGACTCGCCGCTGCGGCCGCCATCGGACTTGGCAGTGCGTCCGCCGCGGGCTACCCCGAGAAATCCATCGACTACATCATCCCGTTCAACGCCGGTGGCGAGTCCGACATTTCGGCCCGCTTTCAGCAATCGGTGTTCAAGAGCGTGGCTGGCGTTGAAGTCGTGATCCAGTACATGGCCGGCGCCGGCGGCGCGCAAGCGTGGTCCAAGCTCAATTCCCTGCCCGGCGACGGCTATACGATGATGGGCATCAACCTGCCGCATACCGTGCTGCAGCCGATGCAGAAGGATGTCGGTTACCAGACCGACGACCTGACGCCGGTGCACTACTTCCACTACACGCCGGACGCGATCTTTGCGCACGTCGACAGTGACTTCAAGACGCTGAAGGATCTCGTCGAGTACGCGAAGAAGAACCCCGGCATGGTGACCTTCAGCGGCTCCGGCTCGAATTCGTCGAACCACCTCGCGCAGGTGCGTTTCGACGAAATGGCAGGCATCAAGACCACCTACATCCCCTTCAGCGGCACCGGCCCGGCCGTCACGGCGGTACTCGGCAAGCAGACACTGGCCGGCTTCAACTACGCACCGTCTGCCATCGCACACGCCGGCAAGATGCGCATGCTCGCGGTCGCCTCCGCAGAGCGCATGCCGGCCTTCCCGGACGTGCCGACCTTCCGTGAGCTGGGTTACGACATTGTCGGTGGCGCCTACCGGGGCGTCTCGGTGCCTGCAAGCACGCCGGAGGACATCCGGCTGCGTCTGTCGGACATCATCAGCAAGATCAACGCCGACCCCGGCTTCAAGAAGAAGATGGAGGACGGCGGCTTCGTGTTGACCGATGTCGGCTACCGCGACATGCCGAAGTTCGTGGCCGAGAAGAAGAAGGAATACGCCGCGATGGCCGACAAGCTCGGCATCAAGAAGCAGTAAGGCGCGCACTTTCCAGCACCCGGCGGCGGGCTTGTCCCGCCACCGGCCCACGCATCCTCGGGGGAATTCCTGCATGGAAATGCTCAGCTACCTGGGCGACGCGCTGTCGCCGTTCAATCTCCTTCTGGCACTCGCTGGCGTCACGCTGGGCACCTTCATCGGCGCGCTGCCGGGGCTGTCGGCGACCATGGCGGTGGCCATCCTCGTGCCCTTCACGTTCGCCATGTCACCGGCTTCGGGCCTGATCGCGCTCGGCGCGATCTACACCGGCGCGATCTACGGCGGAGCCTTTGCCGCGATCCTGGTGAATACGCCGGGGACACCCAGCTCGATCTCGACCACCTTCGATGGCTACCCGATGGCCAAGCGCGGAGATGGCGGCCTGGCCGTCACGCTCGCCACCCTCGCATCGGTCACCGGCGGCCTGGTGGGCGCGTTGACGCTGCTGCTGCTCGCGCCGCCGCTGGCCGACGTTGCGCTGATGTTCGGCCCACCCGAATACTTCTGGCTCGCGGTGCTGGGGCTCACGCTGATCTCGGCGCTGTCGGCCGGCAACACCGTGAAAGGACTCATCGGCGGCTGTATCGGCCTGCTCATGTCGGCCGTCGGCGTGGCCGTGGTCGGCGGCGACGTGCGCTACACGCTCGACACGCAGTTCCTGCTCGGCGGCATCGACATCACCTCGGCCATCATCGGCCTGTACTGCATTCCGGTCGTGATCGATCTGGTCGCGACACGCGCCGGCCACCTCACGGTGCTGGCCGACAAGAGCGGCTTCCGGCTGCGCGAATCAATCGGCATCCTGCTCGGCGGCAAGCTCAACCTGCTGCGCAGCAGCGGCATCGGCACGGTGATCGGCATGCTGCCCGGTGCGGGCGGCTCAATCGCAGGGCTGATCGCATACTCCGAAGCGCGGCGCACCTCGCGCCACCCCGAACGCTTCGGCACCGGCGAGCCGGCCGGCGTGATCGCCACGGAGTCGTCCAACAACGCCACCGTGGGCGGCGGCTTCATCCCGACGCTGGTGCTGGGTATTCCCGGCACGCCGCCGGACGCGATCATCCTCGGCGCGCTGCTGGTGCAAGGCCTCAAGATCGGCCCCAGCCTCTTCAACGAGCAGGGCGGCATCGTGTACACCTTCATGTACGGTCTGCTCATCGCCACCGTGCTGATGCTGCCCGTCGGCCTGCTGCTGGGCCGCTACGCATACAAGAGCATCGTGCGCATTCCCAAGTCGCTGCTGGTGCCAACGGTGGCTTTCCTCACCGTGGTCGGCAGCTTTGCCATCCACAGCAACCCCGAGGACACCAAGATGATGGTGCTGCTCGGCGTCATCGCGTGGGTGCTGCAGCGCTACGGTTTCTCGCCGTCGCCCATCGTGCTCGGGCTGGTGCTCGGCCAGATTGCCGAGCAGGGCTTCGTGCAGGCCTGGATGATCGGCAACGCCACCGGCTCGACCCTGGCCATGTTCTTCGGTCGTCCCATCAGTCTCGTCATCGTCGTGTTCGCGGTGCTCACACTGATGTGGCCGCTGCTGCGCCGCCTGTGGCGGCGTGCCCCGAAGGCGACCGAGCGCACCGATCTGGTCGTCGAGCCGGCCACCAAGGCCACGGCGCAGCACCGCGACACGCCCGCCATCGGCTGGGGCATCGCCTTCGCCGCGCTCGCCTGGGCGGCCTACGGAGAGACCGCCGACATGTCATCGATGGGCGCGGTCTTCCCCAGCGTCGTCTCGATCATGCTCGGCCTGCTGTCGCTGCTGCTCGTGGTGACCCAGTTCACCCGCGCACCCCGCCCGCCCGGCATCGCGGACGCGCCGGGCGGCTCCATGCCGCGCCGCGTCGCGCTCGTGGCAGTGGTTGCAGCCTGGGCAATGCTGATGCCGGTGGTCGGCTTCTTCGTCACCGGCCTCACGGCTTTCCTCGCGCTCACCGCCATCGCCACCTTCGATCGGCTGGACGCCCGAACCGCAGCCACCTACGCCGTCACGGGCTTACTGGTTGTCGGGGCGTTTCAGGTGCTGATGGATGACGTGCTGGGCCTGAGGATGCCGATGGGATGGCTGTTCTGACCCTCGCCATTCGCTGGCTACCCCGGCGGTGCGGGAGACCTGACTCAAGCCTAGGATTCGCCCGCAGCTTTCAGCCCCCGCAGTCGCTGCACTGCAAGGGCTGAAAGAACGACCGGAGCAAAGGAGCGCGATCGCGGCGCTCAGCAGACCATGCGGACACGCTCGTCACGCGGCCGGACCCGCGCCCGGTGAGAGCATTGCGTGGCCTGCTAGCATTGGCGCGATGAAACCCTCACGTCGTGCGTTTCCGGCCCCATGAACCCCCGCATCCTCGACCTCGGCGACCGCGCGATCACGGTCGAATTCGGCGACGCCATCGACCCGGCGCTGCTGGCGCGCGTCGCGGCGCTGGAT
It encodes:
- a CDS encoding peptide chain release factor 3 — encoded protein: MADTPFPPDLVEDVRKRRTFGIISHPDAGKTTLTEKLLLFGGAIQLAGTVKARKSSRHATSDWMEVEKQRGISVTSSVMQFEYADHTINLLDTPGHQDFSEDTYRVLTAVDAAVMVIDAANGVEAQTIKLLEVCRLRNTPIITFINKLDREVKEPFDLLSEIEDVLRIECAPVTWPLGMGKRFGGVYHLLDDKVLRFVPGEEKRSEAEVIDGIDNPRLDADFPREIGQLRDDVELVSGASNPFSLEDFLAGRQTPVFFGSAINNFGVQEVLQALLDWAPPPQPRVAGVKGADARFVEPAEAPFTGFVFKIQANMDPRHRDRIAFFRICSGRYNSGMKVKHVRMGREMKLANALTFMANERVHKEDGVAGDIIGIHNHGQLQIGDTLSEGENLGFRGIPYFSPEMFRAARLRDPLKSKQLEKGLKELGEEGAIQVFELEGGNLLLGAVGQLQFEVVEQRLRDEYKVDAIFESADIYTARWLTFPDDLTRRNFEREQALRLGKDIDGNPVYLASTRYNLDVTMEKWPKVAFHATREHGEVL
- a CDS encoding retropepsin-like aspartic protease family protein; translation: MDDPRSTRRLGRGMMFLASLALLGLLWLGFDGYLDNSWNPNRDLSVQEGQSELVLKRNRAGHYVAPGTINGEAVTFLLDTGATQVSVPAHLADALGLVPGTPARVSTANGSVTVRQTVIDELGLGPFLARNVRGHLNPGYRSDEILLGMSVLRNLEFTQRGDTLILRAPGR
- a CDS encoding aspartate aminotransferase family protein, whose amino-acid sequence is MNVFEEWESEIRGYCRLYPTVFASASNARQVDEAGRSYVDFFAGAGVLNFGHNNPRMKKALIEFIEADGVAHSLDMYTVPKRAFVQKFADTVLRPRGMKYRMQFMGPTGTNAVEAALKLARRVTGRTTVVACSHGFHGMTLGSLACTANSYFRNAAGVPLEHVIRQPFGCDKPCEGCTMGCGPAAVDRLRAMFEDASSGLPKPAAFVVEPIQAEGGVHVASREWLHAVQTLAHDLGALLIFDDIQAGCGRTGTYFSFDGMELDPDIVCLAKGIGGFGTPLAMNLVKPEHDAHWSPGEHTGTFRGQGFSFVAGVEALKYFDDDELMSEVRRKGQRMREHLEGICADHGQRRFQVRGKGMMQAIDLGDGALAKDVAAKCFENGLLIGACGTGGRVLKLIPPLTIPDEDLTEGLELLSKSLRQVVGQAEEVPV
- a CDS encoding alpha/beta hydrolase — encoded protein: MFDLSLFGRLNFSHTKPTQPPFGPGRHYLGLSEERDYLLFVPESVDPTKPVKLLVLFHGAGGFPDKILKFFAEHAEREGFVILAPHSMLVTWDIVIGGSGPDIERLDKALSIVADHFDIDPQHFAFGGFSDGCSYSLFAGVTNGDLVSHVIAMSGGFLSVFMQHGAPKIFLSHGYQDEQLPFERAGKAKAEKLIEAGYDVHFVPFEGTHKLTPEIAQQAVDFFLDRDQPSSGKD
- the ttdB gene encoding L(+)-tartrate dehydratase subunit beta; this translates as MSTQKKILTTPIKDEDLAELNVGDVVYLTGQLVTCRDVAHRRLIELGRDLPVNLEGGAIFHAGPIVRQKDDGSYEMVSIGPTTSMRMEKFEREFIARTGVKLVVGKGGMGAETAAGCLENKAVHAIFPGGCAVLAATQVEEIEDAQWKDLGMPETLWVNRVREFGPLIISIDTKGRNLIDENKARFNEKKKPILERINREVRFIK
- a CDS encoding flagellar brake protein, translated to MAQANGNAQSPSDEAESAREEDRALEDIKLAIGDALHLQSQTEGGAGTRYTVKLIGYLRGKGLIVTTPTQDGKFLLMREGQNFVVRLFSGKSAYAFPATVFKVANVPYPHLHLTWPGHVKGLVVRSGARARVNLITAVTDVRGNARSGLIDNLSTGGCSLASKELVGRSEDRIHMTFRANVNEIEQYFQLDGVVRSVQRDVEIPGGTGNQHGIQFVDMPPQDQLALTAYVYHVLFEETA